ATGTCCAGACCTACATCGATATGCTCGCCAATCTCGAAATGCCGGAGGAGCTGCAGGAGCGCTACGGCTATCCGGAGATCACCCGGGAGATGAAGGAAAATATCCTCGGCAAGGCCTTTGCCCGCGGCATGGGCATCGACATCGAGGCCAAGAAGATCGAACTGGGGCTGGTCTGATGACGGCCCGCTCTGCCATATCGACGGATGCGCTCGAAGCTGCTTTTGCGCGCATCCGCCCCCTGATCCTTGGCCATGGCGGCGATATCGAGATCGCCGATATCAGCTCGGACGGCGTCGTGAGCATCAAGCTCGTTGGCGCCTGCAAGGCCTGCCCCAACATGGCGATGACCTATGTCGGGCCGATCCGCACCTATCTCATGGAAGTGGACGGCGTTGCGGAGGTCCGCTGCGAACAGGTCAATGCAAGCATCAAGACGCTCGATCGACTTGCCCGTAGACTGGGTTCAAGGCCGCTCATCGCCTGAAAAGGCGGAGAGACTGAGAAACGTCAGAAGCCGCGCCCCCGCAAGGAGCGCGGCTTCTTTGCGTCACGGGACGCGTTCCGAATTTTCGCGAACCAGAAAAGAAAACGGCGCGCCATTGGCGCGCCGCGGTTTCGTTCGAATTGGTTTGGTCGACTAGGGAATGATGCGTTCGGCGCGCAGGCGGTCGAACACGTCGATGAAGGAGCGTTCCGTGTCCTGCGTTTCCATAAAGCCGAGCGCTCTCGCCTTGGCCATGGAATGCACGCATTCCATCGGTCGCCCGAGGTCGAGATCGGTGTGCCAGGCAGAGGCAAGGCGATCGAGCTTGTTCGGCTGCAGGGCATGCTGGGTGACGAGCCGGTCCCAGTCATTGCCGAGGTCCTTCATCTGCTCGGCAAGCGAATTGTACTGGCCGGGATACTCCGCCACGGGAATGTCGAAATAGTCGGCGATCGTCTTCCAGAGCTGCTCCCAGCGGAAGACATCGCCGTTGACCGCGTTGAAGGCTTCATTACGGGCGTTCGGTTCCGTGCCGGCCCAGACGATCTGCTTGGCGAGGATGCGCGCGTCGGTGATATCGTTGAGGCCACGATAGGCCGTCGGGCTTCCGGGGAAGCGGAAGGGACGGCCCGTGGCTTTGCAGATCGAGGCGTGTGTAGCCAGCGTCGCGCCGATGTTCATCAGGTTGCCGACCGCGTAGCCGATGATCGTATGAGAGCGGTGCACAGACCAGCCGAAATCGTACTCGGCGGCATAGGCCATGACGATGTCTTCGAGCTCGTAATAAAAATTCTTCTTCGGCAGGCGCGGCGCTGTTTCACGGAAGGGCGTGACTGGCTGGACCTTGCCGTAGTCCTCGAAGGGCCCGAGATAGTGCTTTGTGCCGGTGACAATGCCGACATGCTGGACGCAGCCCTTGTCCTTGAAGGCATCGAGCACATTCTTCAGCATATTGCCGTTGAGGCGAATGTTCTCGTCCTCGTTCGATCCGAGCGTCCATGAGCAATAGAAGATGTGTGTAGGGGCCAGGTGGGAGAGGGCCGCGATCGCCTCGTCCCGCTTCAAAAGGTCAACCGCGTGCGGCTTGATGTAGGACGACCCGAGCGGCGGCCGCCGTGAAGCGCCATGGATTTCCCAGCCGCCGAGATCTCTCAGATGCTCGGCGACGTTCAGCCCGACGATACCCGTCGCACCGACGATCAATGCGCGTTTTTGATACATGGATTCCTCCCTTTGTGACATGTGGTGGAGAGGATGACGGTTTACCCTCTGGTCAGGTAGGCCGGCTTGAGGAATAACTGAAGTGAATTAAGTTCACGAAGGCGATTGGAATGCAAAACCGGGCACTCGAGATGGAAGTCTTCGTGACGATCGTCGAAGCCGGCAGCTTTTCGGCGGCGGCCCGGGTCTTCTCGATGTCGCCTTCGGCCATCAGCAAGCTGGTCACGCGTCTTGAAAAACGCCTCGGCGTACAGCTCGTGGTGCGCTCGACCCGCAGTTTCCGACTGACCACCGAAGGAAACGATTTCTACAAGACGTCCCGGGCCATCGTTCAGGAAATTGCCGAGGCCGAAGCAAAGATCGCACGCAAGGCAGAGGCCGTCGGTGGGCTTTTGAAAGTCAGCACCAACCTGCCGTTCGGCACGCACGTGTTGTCACCTCTCGTCGTGCGGTTTCTCGACGAAAACCTGGGCATGCGGATCGATCTCGAATTCAGCGACGAACCGATCGACCTGATTGCGGAGAAGACCGATATCGCGATCCGAACGGGCGTTCTGCGCGATTCTTCGTTACGTTCCCGTCGGTTGCTGAGTTCACCAAGGCACGTCGTCGCCGCGCCGGATTATCTCGCCCGGCACGGCGAGCCGGCCAGACCGGAGGACCTGCGCAAGCACGCGTGTCTTACCTTTGGCGGCCGTCCGCATCTCAACACCTGGCAGTTCAAGGACCCGGTAGACGGTGCGTCGGTTCATGTCGACGTGGCCGGCAGGCTGGTCGTCAACAACGGCGAATCCATGCGCCACTTCGCGCTGCAGGGGGCCGGTATCGCCCGGCTTTCTGCATTTCATATCAGTCGCGATCTTGCCGAAGGACGCCTCGTTCAGCTGCTCGGTCCTTGGGATGCAGGGGAGACTGAACCCATATCGGCGATCTATTCGGCCCAGACGCATGTGCCGCAGAGAATTCGCAGGTTCTTGGATTTCCTGGCGCGCGCGATCTGACGAGAAGTGATCAGTTGATAAATTATCACTTGATCAGTTTTGGCGATGGTGTTACCTCTTGTGTTAGCTCAGGGAGAGAGCATGGGAGGTTCCCGACCGCCGTTAGGGTCGGAGCCAAGTCTGATTTTCAAAGCATGAGGGCTGACGTCGCTAAGGTGTCAGAACGATTGGCTATGGCAAAAGCAGCACGAAAATACCTCGACGCGGCCGATCGGGAGCAGCAGATCCTCGAATTTGCGATCGATTTCGTCGCCCAGCGAGGACTGCGGTTCACAACGCGCGAACTGGCCGATGCGCTCGGCGTTTCTCAGCCGCTGCTCTACAGGTACTTCAAGAACCGCGACGACCTGCTCCAGAAGATCTATGACGAAGTCTACCTGAAGCGTTGGGATGCGGGCTGGAACGATCTGCTCGCCGATCGTTCGCTGTCGATCCGCGAACGCCTCGTCCGTTACCTTAGGGCCTACACGGCTGCGATCCTCGATGAGCGCTGGATCCGGATCTTCATCGCGTCGGCGCTGGAAGACCCGCAGATCACCCAGAAATATCTCGGTTTGCTGCATGAGACGACCTTTCCGCTGATCTTCGCCGAAATCGCGGCTGAAGTGGGTGTCGAGGTTCCGACAGGTCCGAAGGCGGACGAACTGGTGCTTGAAATCGTCTGGGGTTTTCACTCCAGTTTCTTCTACATGGGCGTGCGGAAATACGTTTACCGCAACAATATCCCGGATGATCTCGATCCGATTATCCGCGCGCGCGTCGAAGTGTTTGTCACCGGCCTTGCCGCGAGCATGAGCGATCTCGGACAGTTCCTGCCCGAGTTGGAGGTCAGCCGATGAACAGCATCCAAGACCTCCGCGTTTTCTCGGAAATCGTCAAATCGAACAGCTTTTCTCTAGCAGCCTCGAAGCTCGGCCTGTCGCCGGCAACGATGAGCGGACGGCTGAAGGCGCTCGAATGTCACTTCGGGGTCGCGTTGTTGAAGCGGACCACACGCTCGCTTTGCCTGACGGAGGAAGGGCGCTATCTCTTCGAAACCTCGCAGACGATCCTTGAGGATTTCGAGCGGCTCGACAAGACGATGCGCGCGCGCAAGAAGAACCCGAACGGAACGGTGACGATCGCAGCACCCACTGAATTCGGGCGGAAGTACCTGATCCCCTTGACCAGCGAGTTCGGCGCCGCTCACCCGGAGATCGGTTTCCGCCTCATCCTTGGTGACGAGGACGTCAATCTGGTCGACGACGATTGCGACATCGTCATTCGCTTTGGCGCCGTGCCTGACAGCGCGCTCACCACGCGCAAGCTTGGCGAAAACCCGATGGTCATTTGTGCGGCTCCCGACTATCTGGCGCGGGTGGGGGCACCGGATGTCCCGTCCGATCTCGCTGCCCATAACTGTCTCGTCTATCTCGACGGCAAGATGGTTGCCGACAAATGGGGTTTCGCCGTCGATGGCGAACCGACGCTCGTTCGCGTCAGCGGCAACCGCATTGTTTCCGACAGGCAGGCGCTGATCGACCTTGCCAAGGCCGGACAAGGCCTCATTCGCGTGTCGTCCTGGGATGTTGCGCGCGAACTGGAAGAGGGAACGCTGGTTGCGGTCCTCAGGGACTTCGACTGCGACCCGGAGATCATTCATCTTCTGTCTGAACCGAGACACCGCCTGCCTTTGCGGACGGCCGAGTTCATCGATTTTCTCCTGCAGCGCGTGAAGCGCCTGAGCCGAAGCGCGGAGCTCTGCAGGACCGAGTACCCAAGGCTGCGCGGCGCCGCCTGATCGCTTTCTCATCGCCCTTGTTTCCAACGGTGCGCCCTTGCTGACCACCGAACGACGACGCATGGAGTTTTTTAGAATGGATTATGGTCTTACCGGCAAGCACGTGTTGATAACGGGTGGTGCCACGGGCATCGGGCGCGCCATCGCCTCCGTCTTTCTCGCCGAGGGAGCGGATGTCACGGTAAGCGGCATCAGTGCCGCGGAGGTCGAGGAGGCGGTTTCCGCTCTCGGTCAACGATGCCGGGGGATCGCAGGCGATCTGACCGCTGCGGGTGAAGCCGAGCGGCTCCATGCATTCGCTTCGTCCCACCGCCCCGTCGATATCCTTATCAACAACATCGGTATCTTCGAAGTGCGCGATTTCTTCGAGACGACGGATGAACACTGGTTTCGCTATTTCGACGTGAACGTCATGACTGGTGTGCGCATGTCGCGGCTGGTGCTGAAGGACATGCTGGCGCGAGGCGAAGGCAGCGTTGTCTTCATCAGCAGCGAAAGCGCCGTCAAGCCGCAGCCATGGATGGCGCATTACGGCGCCATGAAGACCTGCCTGCTCGGTCTGTCGCGCGCGCTTGCCGAACTGACGAAAGGCACCCGGGTCAGGGTCAACACCATCCTGCCGGGGCCGACGAACACCGAAGCGGTGCGCCGATACCACCAGGAAATCGCCGACGAGAAGGGTACGACCCGCGACACGGTCGTCTCCGACTACTTCGACGAAACCGAGCCGACCTCGCTCATCAGGCGAATGATCGAGCCAGACGAGGTGGCGCGCAGCGTCGTGCATCTGGCGGCAAGCTCGCACCTCAACGGCATGGCGATGCGTGCGGAGGGCGGCACCATCAGGGCCATTCTCTGAGCCTTCTTCAGCGGGGCTGAAGAGTGAATTCAGGGCAACGTCCTCAATCGCAAGCACCAATCGGTTTATCAATAAAATCAGCAGGTTTCGGGAGGTGCAGGTGAACAGATTTGATCTTGGCGGCAAGCGTGCGTTCGTCACTGGCGCAGCAAGTGGACTCGGGCAGGCAATCGCAATCGCGCTTGCCGAAGCGGGTGCCCATGTCGCCTGCTTCGACTTGCCGCGTGCAGCCGGCCAGGACGAGACGCTGGCAGCCATCTCCGCGACCGGCAACAGAGTGCTGGCCCTCGAGGGCGACGTCACCGATCGCAGTTCCATCGAGGCCGCATTCGATCGAGCCGAGCGCGAGCTCGGCGAGATCGATATCGCCGCCAATAGCGCCGGCATCGCCAATGTCAGTGCGGCCGAGACTATGCCGCAGTCGCAGTTCCTGCGGATGATGGACATCAACCTCAACGGGCTCTTCTGGTCCTGCCAGGTCGAGGGCCGCCGCATGCTGGAGCGTGGCCGCGGCTCCATTCTCAACATGGCGTCGATCTGTGGCTCGACCGCCATCCCCGGTCTTGAGCAGGTGCACTACGACGCGACGAAGGCGGCGGTGATCCGCCTGACGAAGAGCCTTGCCGCCGAATGGGCCGGGCGGGGTGTGCGCGTCAACTGCCTCAGTCCAGGCTTCATGGCCACGCCCATGAACAGCCGGCCGGAAGTGGCCGAGAACGTCCGCAAGTTCGCCGAGATGACACCGATGAAACGCATGGGGCAGCCACACGAAGTGGGCGGGCCGGCGGTGTTCCTCGCAAGCGAGGCGGCGAGTTACTGCACCGGTGTCGATCTCAATATCGACGGCGGTTTTCTATCAATCTGACGACAGAGTGGGAGGAGAAATCATGTCGACAGTTCTGAAATTTACCAGCGCCGCGATCATCGCCTTATTGGCCGCGTCACCGGCGCTCGCCAAGCCCGTCAAGATCGGCTGGATCCAGGGTAACGCCGCTTTCCAGGCCGAACAGCGCACCCAGGACGGCTTCAAGAAGTACCTGACCGAAAACAACATCGATGATTGGGAGGTGACCTATCTCGACTCTGCCGGTTCTGCCGAGAAGGTCGCCAACAACATCGAGGATGCGGTTAACCGCGGTGTCGACGTCATTTACGTGACCTATGCGGATCTGCGCGCCTCCAGCAACGCCCTCAAGGGCGCAGAATCAGCCCACATTCCAGTCTACACGGTCGACTCCGGCTGGATCCCCGGCTCGACCGCTGACATCACCACCAACAATTGGCAGATGTCTGCTGAGGTGTCGCTGAGCCTGATCAGCCAGATGAAGGGCAAGGGCAACCTCATCATTATCACCACCGACAAGATCAAGCCGGTGCGCGAGCGCACCGACACCTTGCGGGCGATCCTGAAGGAATATCCCGACATCAAGGTCATCGGCGAATACAACTTTGACGTCGCCAACTTCTATCAGGAAACGTTGAACGCCGTGCAGGACTTCGCCACACGCTACGGCGAAGAGATCACTGCCGTCTGGACACCTTGGGACGAGCCGGCGCAAGCGGCAATCACGGCTCTCCAAGGCGCTGGGCTGAACGTTCCGGTCTCTGGCATGGACGGGCACCCGGAAGCGATCAAGGCGATCTGCGAGCCGAACTCGATGTTCGTTGCGACCGGGCGGCAGCAGTTCGAGGAGTGGGGCGTGAACCTTGCGACCTATGCCAAGCGGGTCATGCTGGACGGTGATCATCCAAAGGAAGTCACGAACGGCAAGGACATCGTCTATTACGGTGCCACGCTCTTCACCAAGGACAACTGCAAGTGAACCGTCGGGCGGGCGGTGCTGCCGCCCGTCCATTTCGGAGGTGCAACATGTCGATTGTTCTTGAGAACATCACCAAGCAATGGCCGGGCACGCTCGCACTCGATGGCGTATCCATCGAGATCGTCGAGGGCCGTGTGCACGGCATTGTCGGCGAGAACGGAGCCGGCAAGACGACGCTTGTCAGCATTTTGAGCGGTGCCGTCCAGCCGACGGCCGGCACGCTCAGCATGGCGGGCCAACCGGTCGCATTCGAAAACCCGGCGGCGGCTGTGGCAAACGGCGTTTCGCTCGTATCGCAGGAAGGCAGCCTGGTGCCGCATCTGACCGGCGCCGAGAACATCTGTCTCGGCTTCGAGCCGGTCAAACGCCGGTTCTTCATCAACCGGCGCGGGGTTCAGCGGCAGGCGGAAGAGCTCGCGAAACAGTGGTTCCCGGATACGGCAATCGCGCTCAACCGCAAGGTTGACGAGCTTCCCTATGCCGATCAGAAGGTCATCGAAATCCTTCGTGCCCTGCACTCGCGGCCCAAGGTTCTGATCCTCGACGAGCCCACGGCGACGCTGCCGGCTAAGGAAAAGCAGAGCCTCTGGACGCTGATCCGCCAATTGTCCGATGCCGGGATGGCGGTCGTCCTCATCAGTCACTTCCTGCAGGAAGTGATCGATCTTTGCGATGAGATCACCGTGCTGCAGGATGGCCGCAAGGTGAGCCACCTTTCCAATGCCGGGCACGAAGTCACCGAGCGTCAACTGATCGACCTAATGCTCAATCGTGGGCAGGCCGGCAACCAACATCGTCTGCCTGATGGTGCCCTGACGGAGCGCACGCTTGCTGCCGACGCGGAGATCGTCGTCGATATCGAGGGCTGGCAAGGCGAGCGTTTCCATATGGACGGCCTTAAGGTTCGCAGCGGCGAGATTGTCGGTCTGATCGGCCTGACCGGTTCGGGGCATTTCGAGTTCGCCCAGTCGCTGTTCGAGCCGCGCCTGGCGACGGCCGGTCGATACCGGTTCAAGAGCAAGGACGTCGGGCGGGCCAGCGTGCGCGACATGAAACGCTGTGGTGCAGCACTTATCCCGGATCACCGGATGATCAATGCCATGATCGGCGACTGGACCGTGCGCGAGAACATGTCGATGGCCGGGATCCAGGAAACGAGCCTCAAGCCTTTCGGAATTGTTCAGACCGGCCGCGAGCGTGCCGAGACACAGCGTCTGATCAAGCGGCTGAACATCAAGACATCGAGTGCGGAGACGAAGATCGTCGAACTGAGTGGCGGCAACAAGCAGAAGGTCTCCGTCGCCAAATGGCAATTCGCTTCCGAGGGCAGGTACAAGCTCTTCGTCTTTCTCGAGCCAACCGAAGGCGTGGATGTCGGCGCAAAGCGCGAGATCCACGAGCTCATCGTCTCGCTCGCCGAACGTGGCGCGGCTGTCATCGTTGCATCGAGCGATCTCCTCGAGATCGCCCATGTGGCTGACCGGGTCGTGGCGTTCAGGAATGGCCGGGACGCCGACCAGATTGCCCGTCGCGATTTCAGCGAGGCCGTCTTCATCAATGCAATTGCGGGGGTAACCCAATGACCATGACAACGACTATTGCTCCGGAGAAAGCGTCCCGCCCGATGCGCATTGGCACACTCATCCAGAAGTACAGCACGCTTGCCGTTCTGATCATCCTTTTCCTGGCTTTCGCGGTCGGCACGGATCGGTTCTTCACCGGCACCAACCTCGTCAACATCCTCCAGCAGATCTCGATGTTGACCATCGTCGCGGTCGGTCTGACCTTTGGGTTTGCCGCCAAGGAGATGGATCTTTCCGTCGGCTATGTCGTTGGACTCGCCGGTCTGCTCGCCCCCCTCTTGATGGTGGCGGGCGTGCCGATCCCCTTGTCGATCGTCGGCGCGCTCGTCGCGGGTCTTGGCGTCGGCCTCATCAATTCCGCGCTCGTCGTCGGCGTCGGAGTTCCGTCGCTGATCGCGACACTCGCGGCCGGCTCCATTCTGTGGGGCATCAACTTCATGATTTCCGGCGGGCGAGCGATCTATGGCGGCATTCCCGCCGACTATCTGGCGGTCGGCCAGGGCAAGGTCTTAGGCATACTGCCCTATCCGGCGCTGATCATGTTGGTCATTGTTGGCAGTTCGTGGTTCGTCATGGAGCGCACGACCTTTGGTCGCTACCTTTATGCCGTCGGCGGCAATGCCCGCGCCGCCGAACTTTCGGGCATCAAGGTGCGCTCCTATCGGGTCTATGGCCTTGCACTGAGCTCGCTCTTTGCCGCGATCTCCGGGATCATACTCTCGGCCCGGCTTGGTTCGGGTCAGCCGAATGGCGGTGAAACCTATCTTCTGGATGGCCTTGCTGCCGTGTTCATCGGCATGACGATGCTTCGCCCCGGCACGGCGACCGTGATGGGCACGTTCTTCGGGGCGCTGCTGATCGGCATCATGAACAACGGTCTCAACCTGGTGGGCATGGACACTTACGTGCAAAGCATCGTCAAGGGCATCATCATCGTCATCGCCGTGTCGGTGGTCTCCCGCACGACGAAGCTGAAGCTTCTTTGACCAACCGGTCGAGGGAGGATGCTGAAGAAACCTTGACGCGCTCCTCGATTGCCGTGGCATCCTTGTTGCGGCCGTCGAGAAGTATGTGGAGGAGACTGCAGCCATGAATCTGAACCTGAAAGACAAGGTCGTCATCGTCACCGGCGCAAGCTCCGGCATCGGGCTGGAAACGGCCAAGGCGCTTCTTGCCGAAGGCGCCCGCGTGCTGGGGGTCAGCCGTGACATGGCGCCGGTGAGAGACCTAGCCGCACATGCCCGCTGGCGGACATACGAGGTCGATCTTGGGGAGAAAGGCGCAGGGGAAGCTGCTGCGGACACGGCGCTCAAAGCCTTCGGCCGCATCGACGTGCTCTTCAATAATGCTGGCATCTGTCCAACGCGCGGCGGTTTTCTCGACGTTTCGGACGAGGATTGGGCGCAGACGCTCAATGTCAATCTCATGGGCTATGTCCGTATGGCGCGAGCTGTAATTCCCACCATGCTCGCGCAGAAGAGGGGTGTGCTTATCCATTGTGGTTCGGAGGCCGGGCGCATGCCGCATCCGCTGTTGCCAGACTACAGCACCTCCAAAGCGGCAATCGCGCTTCTGTCCAAAGCGCTTGCACGTGAGTTCACGTCCAAGGGCATTCGCTCGAATGTGGTTGCGCCCGCCCACATACGAACTGAGCTGTGGGACCGTCCGGGCGGGTTCCTTCACGCGCTTGCGGAGCGCTACGGTACCACGATCGACGGCGCGGTGGACGCGTTCCTTGCTGAATCAAGACTGCCCGCGGGGCGGCTTGGCACCGCCCGGGACGTGGCCATGGCGGTTCTTTACCTGGCCTCGGACCTCTCCGAGTTCATTAGTGGCGACGTGATCAATATCGATGGTGGGGTCATACCCACCACGTGACGGAGAAACCGGGATGATACCGATGATTGAGAGCAGCGTTGGAATGTCGAAGGCTTTTCGCGATGAGATTGCGAATGCGGACGAGCGGGTCGGACAGGTTCTCGTGTCCGAAACTGACTTCGTGCGTGTCTGGCACATCTGCCTCGCCCCCGGTGAACGTCTCGGTTTCCACCGACATCAGCTGGATTACTGCTGGATTGCGCTGACGTCAGGACGGTCCCGCTCCACATATTCAGATGGGAAGGCTGTCGTTACCGACTACAACGCCGGCGACTGCAAGGTCTTCGCCTTTGCTGCCGACGAGACGATGGTTCACGATCTGACCAACATCGGCGGGACGCATCTCGCTTTCACAACTATAGAATTCAAGGGCGCGCTCGCGCGAGAGCGCGACAGGGTTGAACCACCAAAAAACGCTGTCCGCGATCTCAATGACTCCATGTGACGCAAGGCGGACGCTTTGCTATGGAATGTTCCTTCTGTGCGTCCAAGGTCGCATAATGTATCGACAGGAACGCTTTAGCCGCTTGCTCCCTCGCTCAGTATTTCCATGTACGCGCGATAGACGAAGACTCGGCCACGCCGTCGACCTGTTGCTTCTTCGACGATCCCAAGTTTCTGGAGTTGGTCTAGAGCTGCGTTGACGGTGGGCATGGTTAGTCCGCTCCGTTTCATCGCCGTGGGGGCGGTCAGATAAGGGCTGGTGCGCATGGCTTCGTGGATCTGGAGGACTGACCCCGTACGCTCAGACTCCCTTACGATGCGTTCGCGGTCGCCGTCGAACAGTCGTGCAATTTGATTGGCAGTCTCAAAAGCTTGTTCCGCTGTTTCGGCGATTCCATGTCGGCGGTAATTCGCTTGTTGGAAAGCGGATGGTCAAGAAGCAGCAGACGCGATGGTCGCTCCACGGCGCTCACATGCTCACGCAGGTCCGGACGACCGCGTTGAACGGCGGACTTCGCGATCGCTTCAGGGCACCATTCCGACAGCCAGACCCGAACGTGCCTTCGATATTCAAACCCAAGCCACCCCCTTTGCGCCGCCGGACCCTCGAGAAGTTACCGGTCTCCAAAGGGGCAATCTCAATTAACTGCCAACTCTTAAATTTAGTGCCAGGCTATCTTGTTGAAACTATTGCTGTCGGAGTCTTGCGGTTAAATGCAAAACGACATGGGCGCTTTGTAGCCGCTATAGGCATTGATCCCTTCGGTCGCACCAAGGTCGCCGGAGCGGATCTGCGGCATCTTCGGCAGTAGATCGGTGATTATCTTGGCCACGCTGCTCTTACCCATCCTTGCAAGCGGTCTGGCGATCCGTTCCTCGGCGACGTAGTGAGCGGGCAGGGCTTTTGCTGTCATTTGGACGGCGCAACATCGGCCCCGTGCGCAGTCATGACCCGGAGGTAGTCTTTTCCAAGAGCCCCGTCGTTGTAGTCGCACCAGTCTTGATATTGGACCATACTGACCATCCCTGCGCGAAGAGTTCGCGACGCGTTCTAAGAAGGTGGCGGTTCCGGCGGCTCGAAACTGGTGGTCGAGCATCTGAACCAAACGGTTCCGCACAATCAAGCAGCTCTCAAAAGTTTGCTGCCGTCAGCAGGCGGAAATGTCGCTTCATCGGAAACGCAACAGGCCCGTTATCAGAAAAACGCGCATGACGTGTAGACCCTCCAATCCCATTGCAAGGTCGAGATGCGGTCCGCGAGCCGGCGGTGGAGCTCGTAGCGTAGAAATAATCAGCGGTAAAAGGCGCCATGCAGCTGTTGATGTCGGGTTGGAAAGCCGGCAAGCGTTCACTGCGACCAGAGAGTCACGTTGAAATTGCGGCCACTGCTCATGGATATATGATCAAGAATGGGAATATTGATTATCTTTATATGTTCTATTAAGCTGACCATGATCATTTATTTGTGATAATTTTCTTCTTTATGGACATAAATATATGAACAGAAAGCAAGCCGCGCTCGCGCGAAAACAGTTGGAAAGACGTCTCGCGCCCGTGCGAGAACTCAAAATCATCTCGCCGCCTCGCGGTTGGATGAAGGCCATCCGGGAAGCTCTTGGTATGACCACCCGACAACTTGCCCACCGCATGGGAGCGGCTCCGTCTCGCATACCGGCCATCGAGAAGGCCGAGGTTTCCGGAGCGACAACAATCAAGACCCTTCGTGAGGCCGCTGCGGCAATGAACTGCACGTTCGTCTACGCTTTCGTGCCGATAAAACCGCTCGACGATATCCTTTACGAGCGTGCCGCCGAAAAGGTGGGCGAGGATATGACGAGGCTCGACCACACCATGCGGCTGGAGAATCAGGCGCTGCTTAAGTCGGACCTGGAGGCAGAACGTCGGCGGCTCGTGGAATCCCTGCTTACCGACGCTGCACGGCGCCTTTGGGATGAGGATTGAGATACATGGCTGAAGATCCTCTATTCGAGCACGACGACGAGGCAAACACCCCTCTACCCCCTGAGGAGCGGGAGCGGCTCATCCCTTCCTACATCACCTTGCGGCACGAGTTGAATGAGGCCGAGCAAGTCAATATCGGCGAGGGCCTGCGGTGGGCAACGTCGCGAAAAAGGGACGTGCTCGACCAGGCTTTTCTTTGTGAGCTGCATCGCCGCATGTTTGGGGACGTTTGGGACTGGGCTGGGGACTACAGAACCACGCCTCGCAATATCGGTATCGATGCCTATCGCATCTCAGTGGCAGTCAGGCAGGTGGTCGACGACGTACGCTACTGGGTCGAACACGAAACTTTTCCGCCCGACGAGATCGCCGTGCGGTTCAGTCATATGCTCGTGGCCATTCATCCCTTTCCGAACGGGAACGGCAGATTTTCCCGGCTGGCTGGTGATCTGCTGGCACGTCGGCTTGGCCGGCCGCCCTTTACCTGGGGCAGAGCTGATCTGGTGGATGCGGGCGAGACCCGCGCTCGTTATGTTGCGGCCCTTCGGGCGGCTGATAACCACGACATAGGACCGTTGCTGGCGTTCGCCCGCTCTTGAGGTTCGAACGGGGAGTTAGCCAGCCGAACTGAACCGAGGAAGACGATATGAAGACATTCACGCAGTCGCAGTGTCGGGCGAAATGAAAAACTGATCCCCCTGGAGGTGCGGACGAATTCTTGGACTAACAGGAGATAGTTCATGTATTCGTACGAAGACCGCATGAGAGCCGTGCAGCTCTACATCAAGCTTAGCAGACGCGTGAAGTC
This is a stretch of genomic DNA from Ensifer adhaerens. It encodes these proteins:
- a CDS encoding NifU family protein, which encodes MTARSAISTDALEAAFARIRPLILGHGGDIEIADISSDGVVSIKLVGACKACPNMAMTYVGPIRTYLMEVDGVAEVRCEQVNASIKTLDRLARRLGSRPLIA
- a CDS encoding SDR family oxidoreductase, with the translated sequence MYQKRALIVGATGIVGLNVAEHLRDLGGWEIHGASRRPPLGSSYIKPHAVDLLKRDEAIAALSHLAPTHIFYCSWTLGSNEDENIRLNGNMLKNVLDAFKDKGCVQHVGIVTGTKHYLGPFEDYGKVQPVTPFRETAPRLPKKNFYYELEDIVMAYAAEYDFGWSVHRSHTIIGYAVGNLMNIGATLATHASICKATGRPFRFPGSPTAYRGLNDITDARILAKQIVWAGTEPNARNEAFNAVNGDVFRWEQLWKTIADYFDIPVAEYPGQYNSLAEQMKDLGNDWDRLVTQHALQPNKLDRLASAWHTDLDLGRPMECVHSMAKARALGFMETQDTERSFIDVFDRLRAERIIP
- a CDS encoding LysR family transcriptional regulator; amino-acid sequence: MQNRALEMEVFVTIVEAGSFSAAARVFSMSPSAISKLVTRLEKRLGVQLVVRSTRSFRLTTEGNDFYKTSRAIVQEIAEAEAKIARKAEAVGGLLKVSTNLPFGTHVLSPLVVRFLDENLGMRIDLEFSDEPIDLIAEKTDIAIRTGVLRDSSLRSRRLLSSPRHVVAAPDYLARHGEPARPEDLRKHACLTFGGRPHLNTWQFKDPVDGASVHVDVAGRLVVNNGESMRHFALQGAGIARLSAFHISRDLAEGRLVQLLGPWDAGETEPISAIYSAQTHVPQRIRRFLDFLARAI
- a CDS encoding TetR/AcrR family transcriptional regulator, which produces MAKAARKYLDAADREQQILEFAIDFVAQRGLRFTTRELADALGVSQPLLYRYFKNRDDLLQKIYDEVYLKRWDAGWNDLLADRSLSIRERLVRYLRAYTAAILDERWIRIFIASALEDPQITQKYLGLLHETTFPLIFAEIAAEVGVEVPTGPKADELVLEIVWGFHSSFFYMGVRKYVYRNNIPDDLDPIIRARVEVFVTGLAASMSDLGQFLPELEVSR
- a CDS encoding LysR family transcriptional regulator; this translates as MNSIQDLRVFSEIVKSNSFSLAASKLGLSPATMSGRLKALECHFGVALLKRTTRSLCLTEEGRYLFETSQTILEDFERLDKTMRARKKNPNGTVTIAAPTEFGRKYLIPLTSEFGAAHPEIGFRLILGDEDVNLVDDDCDIVIRFGAVPDSALTTRKLGENPMVICAAPDYLARVGAPDVPSDLAAHNCLVYLDGKMVADKWGFAVDGEPTLVRVSGNRIVSDRQALIDLAKAGQGLIRVSSWDVARELEEGTLVAVLRDFDCDPEIIHLLSEPRHRLPLRTAEFIDFLLQRVKRLSRSAELCRTEYPRLRGAA
- a CDS encoding SDR family NAD(P)-dependent oxidoreductase, encoding MDYGLTGKHVLITGGATGIGRAIASVFLAEGADVTVSGISAAEVEEAVSALGQRCRGIAGDLTAAGEAERLHAFASSHRPVDILINNIGIFEVRDFFETTDEHWFRYFDVNVMTGVRMSRLVLKDMLARGEGSVVFISSESAVKPQPWMAHYGAMKTCLLGLSRALAELTKGTRVRVNTILPGPTNTEAVRRYHQEIADEKGTTRDTVVSDYFDETEPTSLIRRMIEPDEVARSVVHLAASSHLNGMAMRAEGGTIRAIL
- a CDS encoding SDR family oxidoreductase codes for the protein MNRFDLGGKRAFVTGAASGLGQAIAIALAEAGAHVACFDLPRAAGQDETLAAISATGNRVLALEGDVTDRSSIEAAFDRAERELGEIDIAANSAGIANVSAAETMPQSQFLRMMDINLNGLFWSCQVEGRRMLERGRGSILNMASICGSTAIPGLEQVHYDATKAAVIRLTKSLAAEWAGRGVRVNCLSPGFMATPMNSRPEVAENVRKFAEMTPMKRMGQPHEVGGPAVFLASEAASYCTGVDLNIDGGFLSI